One Maribacter cobaltidurans genomic window carries:
- a CDS encoding HipA N-terminal domain-containing protein, giving the protein MRQAKILFKGEEAGILTQYDDGSFTYRYHDQWLGDSGKPAISLTLPKTEQEYRSEHLFPFFFNMLPEGTNKQVVCRHMKIDQDDYFGLLLTTARYDTIGAITVKKIEQPI; this is encoded by the coding sequence ATGAGGCAGGCCAAAATATTATTTAAGGGAGAAGAAGCGGGCATACTTACCCAGTATGACGATGGAAGCTTTACGTACCGCTACCATGACCAATGGCTTGGCGATTCGGGAAAGCCGGCCATAAGCCTAACGTTGCCCAAAACCGAACAGGAGTACCGTTCGGAACATCTGTTCCCATTTTTTTTTAATATGCTTCCAGAGGGGACAAACAAACAGGTCGTGTGCAGACATATGAAGATAGACCAAGACGATTACTTTGGCCTGTTGCTGACAACGGCACGTTATGATACGATCGGTGCCATAACCGTAAAGAAAATTGAGCAACCGATATGA
- a CDS encoding type II toxin-antitoxin system HipA family toxin gives MSLPMIKYCPGTLAEGYETYSTTCLRRVFDGRKVNHILPYDSPASNEATDELFVENRKRISISGVQEKFSVLLEKNKLRLINEGEQGTYILKPIPGAGKNPDQMPANEHLTMQIARQVFDIETAENALIFFKDGTPAYITKRFDVKKGGGKLAKEDFASLAGRTPQTHGEHYKYSGSYLELFELMKKYLPAYQLEAPKLFRLLVFNYLFSNGDAHFKNFSLLETELGDFRLSPAYDLLNTRMHIEDSDFALDDGLLPKNLSKGKVMQQFLSLAEHAKIGQGQLDGVLEKLLSNSEEVEKLIDASYLSDTSKRNYLQSYQTRLKKLNRK, from the coding sequence ATGAGTTTACCGATGATAAAATATTGTCCCGGCACTTTGGCAGAGGGGTATGAAACCTACAGCACGACCTGTTTGAGAAGGGTGTTTGATGGAAGAAAGGTAAACCATATATTGCCTTACGATTCCCCGGCCAGCAACGAAGCCACGGATGAACTCTTTGTTGAGAACCGAAAAAGGATTTCGATTTCAGGGGTACAGGAAAAATTTTCCGTCCTTTTGGAGAAAAATAAACTTCGGCTTATTAACGAAGGGGAGCAAGGGACATATATTTTAAAACCAATTCCCGGTGCAGGTAAAAATCCTGACCAGATGCCCGCCAATGAGCATTTGACGATGCAGATCGCACGTCAGGTATTCGATATCGAGACCGCCGAAAATGCGCTCATATTTTTTAAGGATGGAACACCGGCCTACATTACCAAGCGATTTGATGTAAAGAAAGGTGGTGGAAAACTTGCCAAAGAGGATTTTGCTTCCTTGGCGGGAAGGACTCCCCAGACCCATGGGGAGCACTATAAATATTCGGGTAGTTATCTTGAGTTGTTCGAACTTATGAAAAAATACCTGCCCGCCTATCAATTGGAGGCACCGAAACTTTTCCGACTGCTCGTCTTCAATTATCTTTTTTCCAATGGGGATGCCCATTTCAAAAATTTCTCGTTATTGGAAACAGAATTGGGAGATTTCAGGTTAAGTCCTGCCTATGACCTGCTCAATACACGAATGCATATAGAAGATTCCGATTTTGCGTTAGATGACGGCCTGTTACCTAAGAACTTGTCCAAAGGCAAGGTTATGCAACAATTTCTTTCGCTTGCCGAACACGCAAAAATTGGCCAAGGCCAATTGGATGGGGTCTTGGAGAAATTGCTGTCGAATTCTGAAGAGGTCGAAAAACTAATAGACGCTTCCTATCTAAGCGATACGTCCAAAAGAAATTATTTACAATCGTATCAAACAAGGCTTAAAAAACTAAATCGAAAGTAA
- a CDS encoding patatin-like phospholipase family protein, translating into MYNILSLDGGGSWSLLQFLTLRERYGNSKGHEILGKYDLVIATSGGSLVLAALCCNWDIDKCLSLFYEKQNRTLVFSKNSFWEKYFPADFVGLFGAGPKYSVKKKYAGLKSLFSEIEAIPMEDLPDFIGKPSLKLVVTTFDALHNKAKFFKSYGKEGKPFDSVNLIQAISGSTNAPIGYFDFPARIKAQRSERNFYLWDGALGGFNNPVAAGLTEAIKLGVSKEEINIISLGTSNKITSQRERKYFYLLYINVIKYRKTKPGLGLKFFGKTVINQAKTILYEPPDWANYMTYIWRFDNNLGQALENKKRFIRLSPLLHRHSQDDNANELDHLINELYDLDMDLTNDDDIELLNQCFEKWKIGEIYNQPIRTNLDTKGDVLHDLGHKYFKEAMADWINMKI; encoded by the coding sequence ATGTACAATATTCTCTCTCTTGATGGTGGCGGTAGCTGGTCTTTACTCCAATTTCTCACCTTAAGGGAACGTTACGGAAATAGCAAGGGTCACGAAATACTAGGAAAATATGATTTGGTCATTGCAACATCAGGTGGAAGTCTCGTGCTGGCCGCCCTCTGCTGTAATTGGGATATTGATAAGTGTTTGTCCCTCTTCTATGAAAAGCAAAATAGAACCTTGGTTTTCAGCAAAAACTCTTTTTGGGAAAAGTACTTTCCGGCCGATTTTGTAGGTCTTTTTGGAGCAGGCCCAAAGTATTCGGTCAAAAAGAAGTATGCAGGACTCAAAAGCTTGTTCAGTGAGATTGAAGCAATACCAATGGAAGACCTTCCTGATTTTATCGGTAAGCCCAGTCTTAAATTAGTAGTTACCACATTTGACGCACTCCATAATAAGGCGAAGTTTTTCAAGTCTTATGGGAAAGAAGGGAAGCCATTCGATTCTGTTAACCTCATCCAGGCCATTAGTGGTTCTACAAACGCACCAATTGGCTATTTTGATTTTCCCGCTAGAATAAAGGCCCAAAGATCTGAGCGAAATTTTTATCTGTGGGATGGTGCTCTAGGAGGGTTCAACAACCCAGTGGCTGCCGGTCTCACGGAAGCCATTAAACTTGGCGTAAGTAAAGAGGAGATTAACATCATCTCACTAGGTACCTCAAATAAGATCACATCTCAACGCGAGCGAAAATATTTTTACCTTTTATATATCAATGTTATAAAATACCGAAAGACAAAACCGGGTCTAGGCCTTAAGTTTTTTGGGAAAACCGTTATAAATCAAGCTAAGACCATTTTATATGAGCCTCCGGACTGGGCAAATTACATGACTTATATATGGAGGTTCGATAATAATCTGGGGCAGGCTTTAGAGAATAAGAAACGGTTTATTCGCTTGTCCCCATTATTGCATAGGCATTCCCAAGACGATAATGCCAATGAACTAGATCACTTGATTAACGAGCTTTATGATCTAGATATGGATCTAACCAATGACGACGACATTGAACTTTTGAACCAATGTTTCGAAAAATGGAAAATAGGTGAAATTTATAACCAACCGATTAGAACCAATTTGGACACCAAGGGAGACGTGTTGCACGATCTTGGACACAAATATTTTAAAGAAGCAATGGCTGATTGGATAAATATGAAAATCTAA
- a CDS encoding ABC-three component system protein, giving the protein MTAEDLKRYSVRVGEGSGCFFQPMTNEYTYILTAKHLFSALQNGAEIDIFRHLKNEDGWSEELIPFTLELGVNYFPHSQADAAILKIDYLDGFKELFVKNEINENVGYQLCGFPSQNRDSAEGERYSPYRVERILASGNYCHMAQLFGTVNYDNVAGMSGGGFLKIETDHLSILGIQSRMATNAVQALGQIGFIPIKYYNQIIDANENAGALEKLLPAYLKSFSFFEDEIFSIITGPQEVIVSRRDKLTELLKVKASEIRDSDITPNYIKEHLSNRLLLLEQTNFELQKRGIWRMWLEFLTILNIAKNKAHSLADMPVVFEKVRMFFSDINQDFWTAHLMDLPKLDYSGLGPDGIVVVASNIPSVDREMEILDLSKITSNIAEARKQYAQTHFGHDIDVASEFPLEKYKFINISAFKERVVTELDEDFDNSLPNESLATLKRLYERFIPEW; this is encoded by the coding sequence ATGACCGCAGAAGACTTAAAGAGATATAGTGTTAGAGTAGGGGAAGGCAGTGGATGTTTCTTTCAGCCTATGACGAATGAATACACCTATATTTTAACAGCGAAGCATTTGTTCAGTGCTTTACAAAATGGAGCCGAAATTGATATTTTCAGACATCTGAAAAACGAAGACGGCTGGTCGGAGGAATTGATACCGTTTACTCTGGAATTGGGTGTTAATTATTTTCCGCACTCCCAGGCAGACGCCGCGATACTGAAAATTGATTATTTAGATGGTTTCAAAGAACTTTTTGTGAAAAATGAAATCAACGAAAATGTTGGGTATCAACTTTGTGGATTTCCTTCTCAGAATAGAGATAGTGCCGAGGGGGAGCGGTATTCTCCTTATAGGGTAGAAAGGATACTTGCCTCTGGAAATTATTGCCATATGGCACAATTGTTCGGTACGGTCAACTATGATAACGTTGCGGGAATGTCCGGAGGCGGGTTCTTGAAAATAGAGACAGATCATTTATCCATTCTCGGGATTCAAAGTAGAATGGCAACCAACGCCGTACAGGCATTGGGACAAATTGGTTTTATTCCCATAAAATACTATAATCAAATTATTGATGCAAACGAAAACGCGGGAGCGCTGGAGAAATTATTGCCGGCATATTTAAAATCGTTTTCCTTTTTTGAGGATGAAATCTTTTCTATTATAACCGGGCCACAAGAGGTAATAGTTTCCAGAAGGGATAAGCTCACGGAGTTGTTAAAGGTAAAGGCAAGCGAGATAAGGGATAGTGATATTACCCCGAACTATATTAAAGAGCATTTGAGCAATAGACTTTTGCTGTTGGAGCAAACTAATTTTGAATTGCAGAAAAGGGGCATATGGCGAATGTGGTTAGAGTTTCTCACGATATTGAATATAGCCAAAAACAAGGCCCATAGTTTAGCTGACATGCCAGTGGTTTTTGAGAAAGTCAGAATGTTTTTTTCGGACATCAATCAGGATTTTTGGACGGCACACCTGATGGATTTGCCCAAGTTGGATTACTCGGGTTTAGGACCAGATGGTATAGTTGTCGTTGCTTCTAACATCCCTTCCGTAGATAGGGAAATGGAAATACTTGATTTAAGCAAGATAACATCAAATATCGCGGAAGCGAGAAAGCAATATGCACAAACCCATTTTGGCCATGATATTGACGTAGCATCAGAATTTCCTCTTGAAAAATATAAGTTTATAAATATCTCGGCCTTTAAAGAAAGGGTTGTTACAGAGTTGGATGAAGATTTTGATAACAGTCTGCCAAACGAATCCTTGGCCACATTAAAACGATTATATGAAAGATTCATCCCCGAGTGGTAA
- a CDS encoding PRTRC system protein E: MTDFFSTLRQTGIEQFGISISFNEDVVSVSLLPKSSAKDKALQSLKPLTLRGNVTEVDEKFFQILQKPLEQTKALFRNTVAFEKTLAETEQKTQQAKKKKESTSKKATELKQLLKEKDFNPMSDHKKATDLANQILKIDASHKEAQKVIKDMKAYESPKLFQ; the protein is encoded by the coding sequence ATGACAGACTTTTTTTCAACATTACGGCAAACGGGAATCGAACAATTTGGCATCAGTATTTCCTTTAATGAGGATGTGGTAAGCGTATCTCTACTGCCCAAATCGAGTGCCAAGGACAAGGCACTTCAATCCCTAAAACCACTTACCCTGCGTGGAAACGTAACGGAAGTGGACGAGAAATTTTTTCAAATCCTTCAAAAACCTTTGGAGCAGACCAAGGCACTTTTCAGGAATACCGTGGCTTTCGAGAAAACCTTGGCGGAAACCGAACAAAAGACACAACAGGCCAAGAAGAAAAAAGAATCTACTTCCAAAAAGGCGACCGAGTTAAAGCAACTTCTGAAAGAGAAGGACTTTAATCCCATGAGCGACCATAAGAAGGCAACTGACCTTGCCAACCAAATTTTGAAGATAGACGCGAGCCACAAGGAAGCTCAAAAGGTCATCAAGGATATGAAAGCATACGAATCCCCTAAACTTTTTCAATAA
- a CDS encoding SNF2-related protein: MKNKKQLFIDFDNPSYTWPSQEDFPINEDGRKIKDIILEDLKASKEYLIITGFTSLANIVEVFGSEPLDITRKTRILLGFEPEVRKRKSWSKTPLSEEIKEYWIDRGIDVLKGGKVIQTIEHINNGTIEFRIKERQHSKLYVGDRHAVLGSANFSIQGITTQKEASIRVGSQPYQDVGVSDFNKDLNQYQYDNIRKKALNFWDQGQTYDMKSLLEGLLQKVPWDQALARALAEILEGNWISNYPEFKNKIDNAKLWPFQISGLAKSMILLDHQGSVLIADPTGSGKTRMVTICMLSLIHKLWESGRRDQCNSLVLCPKNIVENWEKESLNLSFLNTPPISMGILQREGRNRNKTIKALQLTNILVLDEAHNFLSRKSNRSNAFKEHNASYVILSTATPINKKADDLLRIIELLGPDNLQDEELLKLKELYKTPIREKKAEDLKRLNRFIQKFILRRTKKRLNQLIDKEPEAYVNKFGNRAKFPKVNNRTYKTAETKQDIEIAQQIGVKAKQLRGLIYLRKFRIPVYIEKEDTERIMVYYKQRIKTATAFTGYHIQNSLRSSTAALMEHVVGTQTTKKFYDLKGHKSDTGNIISKLESFREKPLPRSDYPQLLPDWLTDSIEYEKVINHEIKTYKEILELLKSMSDSRERGKAKQLMLLVDKHGLVLGFDSTVLTLFYLRKLLREFGYPEKIHLVSGSSDAARLEVQEVFGIDSKVERGLALCSDVMAEGVNLQRAKALLQLDFPSVMRLAEQRVGRLHRMDSPHDDIEVFWSKDSESFALKADRRLVRTTILTEKLIGGNLDLPDELLEGEEDLISAAEFIREFNPFEREDSDWQGLNDAFDPLYRLKEGNNAIIKEEVYEELKRTKASIQCRVSFVKSKEDWAFICTKGTEKKSPLWLFIEASGVVHNEFSVICQLLRENLDNVTDIDWSPKTLDNFISIFRRNERNAIPNKKRRALEVAEFLLTKQIRYEKDDTIIRLIKELQKAFRAGYRIDEMAIDYSRFAELWLELLMPMLKEKQLKATRRALITLENLKTPWLKRYFEPERLKSIYDHIPLTEKLEKRIAACIVGIKNK; this comes from the coding sequence TTGAAAAACAAAAAGCAACTCTTTATCGATTTTGACAACCCTTCCTACACTTGGCCATCACAAGAAGATTTCCCCATAAATGAAGACGGGCGAAAAATTAAAGATATTATTCTTGAAGACCTGAAGGCCTCTAAAGAATATCTCATCATCACAGGTTTCACCTCACTAGCAAATATCGTAGAAGTATTTGGCAGTGAGCCTCTTGACATTACCAGAAAAACAAGGATTCTTTTAGGATTTGAACCCGAAGTGCGTAAAAGAAAGTCTTGGTCTAAGACCCCACTCTCAGAAGAAATCAAGGAATATTGGATCGATAGGGGTATTGATGTCCTGAAAGGGGGCAAAGTTATCCAGACCATTGAACATATCAATAATGGAACTATCGAATTTAGGATAAAGGAACGACAACACTCCAAACTGTATGTAGGAGACCGCCATGCCGTTTTGGGATCGGCCAATTTCTCCATACAGGGTATTACCACCCAAAAAGAGGCATCCATTAGAGTAGGATCACAGCCTTACCAAGATGTAGGTGTTTCTGATTTCAATAAAGATTTGAATCAATATCAGTATGACAATATTCGAAAAAAGGCATTGAATTTCTGGGACCAAGGACAGACTTATGATATGAAGTCATTATTGGAAGGTTTATTACAAAAAGTCCCTTGGGATCAGGCGCTGGCACGTGCCTTGGCCGAGATTCTTGAAGGTAACTGGATTTCAAATTATCCAGAATTCAAAAATAAGATTGATAACGCAAAGCTTTGGCCCTTTCAAATTAGTGGTCTTGCCAAATCCATGATATTACTGGACCATCAGGGTAGTGTTCTTATCGCCGACCCTACTGGTTCGGGGAAAACCAGAATGGTCACCATATGCATGCTTTCCCTTATCCACAAATTATGGGAAAGTGGTCGGCGTGACCAATGTAATAGTTTGGTCTTATGTCCAAAAAATATCGTTGAAAACTGGGAAAAAGAAAGTCTTAATCTAAGTTTCCTGAACACGCCGCCGATTTCCATGGGAATTTTACAACGAGAGGGACGCAATAGAAACAAGACCATTAAAGCCCTCCAACTGACCAACATACTGGTTTTGGACGAAGCCCACAACTTTCTCTCAAGAAAGTCCAATAGAAGCAATGCATTCAAGGAACATAATGCAAGCTACGTCATTCTTTCAACCGCAACGCCAATAAATAAGAAAGCGGATGATCTTCTTCGCATCATAGAGCTTTTAGGTCCGGATAATTTACAGGATGAGGAACTTTTAAAACTGAAAGAATTATATAAAACTCCCATTCGCGAAAAGAAGGCCGAAGATCTCAAAAGATTGAATCGATTCATCCAAAAGTTCATTTTGAGACGAACAAAAAAGAGACTTAACCAACTCATTGACAAAGAACCGGAGGCTTATGTGAATAAATTCGGTAACAGGGCTAAATTTCCCAAAGTCAATAATAGAACCTACAAGACGGCAGAGACGAAACAGGATATTGAAATTGCGCAACAGATCGGGGTCAAAGCAAAACAACTTCGAGGACTGATCTATTTGAGAAAATTTAGGATACCGGTATACATAGAAAAAGAAGATACCGAGAGGATCATGGTCTACTACAAACAACGCATCAAAACGGCCACGGCGTTTACCGGTTACCATATTCAGAATTCACTGCGCTCTTCCACTGCGGCATTAATGGAACATGTAGTTGGTACGCAAACAACAAAAAAATTTTATGACCTTAAAGGGCATAAGTCGGATACGGGCAACATCATTTCAAAATTGGAATCTTTTCGTGAAAAACCACTCCCCAGAAGTGATTATCCCCAATTACTCCCAGATTGGCTCACAGATTCAATAGAATATGAAAAAGTAATAAACCATGAAATAAAGACCTATAAAGAAATTCTAGAGTTATTAAAGTCAATGTCAGATAGTCGTGAACGAGGAAAAGCGAAGCAGTTAATGCTATTGGTAGATAAACATGGGCTGGTCTTGGGTTTTGATAGTACGGTGCTCACATTGTTCTATCTTAGAAAATTACTTAGGGAATTTGGGTACCCCGAAAAAATCCATTTGGTGAGCGGCAGTAGTGACGCAGCAAGACTGGAGGTTCAGGAAGTCTTTGGAATCGATTCGAAGGTTGAACGGGGACTCGCACTTTGTTCCGATGTGATGGCAGAGGGGGTTAACCTTCAAAGAGCAAAGGCCCTTTTACAGTTGGATTTTCCCAGTGTTATGCGTTTGGCCGAGCAACGTGTCGGAAGATTGCACCGTATGGACAGTCCCCATGACGACATAGAAGTATTTTGGTCAAAAGATTCCGAGTCATTTGCGTTAAAGGCCGATCGCCGTTTGGTACGTACCACGATTCTAACGGAAAAGCTTATAGGTGGCAATCTTGACTTGCCCGATGAACTTTTGGAGGGTGAAGAAGACCTGATTTCTGCAGCAGAATTCATACGTGAGTTCAACCCTTTTGAAAGGGAAGACTCGGATTGGCAAGGTCTTAATGATGCCTTTGATCCTCTTTATAGATTAAAAGAAGGTAATAATGCTATTATCAAAGAGGAAGTTTATGAAGAACTAAAACGTACAAAAGCGTCAATTCAATGTAGGGTAAGCTTTGTGAAATCAAAAGAAGATTGGGCATTTATATGCACTAAGGGGACTGAAAAAAAATCCCCTCTTTGGTTGTTTATAGAAGCCTCTGGTGTTGTACACAACGAATTTTCGGTTATTTGTCAATTACTTCGTGAAAACTTGGATAATGTAACCGATATTGACTGGAGTCCTAAAACATTGGATAATTTCATCTCTATTTTTAGGAGAAATGAGCGCAACGCCATTCCTAATAAAAAACGTCGGGCTTTAGAGGTAGCAGAATTCCTTTTGACGAAACAAATACGGTATGAAAAAGATGATACGATAATTCGGTTGATTAAAGAACTGCAAAAAGCGTTTAGAGCGGGTTACCGCATTGACGAAATGGCCATAGACTATTCTAGATTTGCCGAACTCTGGTTGGAACTTCTGATGCCGATGCTAAAAGAAAAGCAACTAAAAGCTACGAGGCGTGCCCTTATAACGTTGGAAAATCTGAAAACTCCATGGCTAAAACGATACTTTGAGCCTGAGCGATTAAAATCCATCTATGACCATATTCCCTTGACCGAAAAATTGGAAAAACGTATTGCGGCATGTATCGTTGGTATAAAAAATAAATGA
- a CDS encoding ComEC/Rec2 family competence protein, with translation MIIKFLEAHKGDSILISHQDDEGTSRNILIDGGMSSTYFNSSYNQYGQLHLEIEKIKKRKEKIDLLILSHIDNDHIEGLLKWFSTDAKAYNLVGQVWFNSGKSIAQFFKKEENNDLRLNLKVPNTTYTGVAEAIEFEDYLLKHKIWDKKIIRQGDEFALFGVQLKILSPDNSQLKKLVGEYNKKTGDPVYTSGKKEDWAKNLKDIIQKETLDSFRFKQDTSVKNGSSITVLLTYAEKNFLFLADSHPDRVLKSLQELGYSKEKPIPVELFQISHHGSKSNMHKELLEVVKTNKYVISTDSSSHGHPHKATLARIISVNPQAVIYFNYENVKKSIFTEQDLNDFPNFETKLISEYPVSK, from the coding sequence ATGATAATTAAATTTTTAGAGGCACATAAGGGAGATAGCATCCTCATTTCCCACCAAGATGATGAAGGTACTTCACGAAATATACTGATTGATGGGGGAATGTCATCAACGTATTTTAACTCAAGTTATAACCAATATGGGCAGTTGCACCTAGAAATTGAAAAAATTAAAAAGCGAAAGGAAAAAATCGACCTACTAATTTTATCCCATATTGATAATGACCATATCGAAGGCTTGTTAAAATGGTTCTCAACGGATGCGAAGGCCTACAACCTTGTGGGCCAGGTCTGGTTTAATTCGGGCAAATCTATTGCCCAGTTTTTCAAAAAAGAAGAGAATAATGATTTACGGCTAAATCTCAAAGTACCTAATACGACGTACACTGGGGTGGCGGAGGCTATTGAATTTGAAGACTATTTGCTAAAACATAAGATTTGGGACAAAAAAATTATAAGACAAGGTGATGAATTTGCCCTCTTTGGAGTCCAATTAAAAATACTGTCTCCCGATAATTCACAATTGAAAAAATTGGTCGGTGAGTATAATAAGAAAACGGGAGATCCTGTTTATACAAGCGGAAAGAAAGAGGACTGGGCAAAAAATCTGAAAGATATCATCCAAAAAGAAACACTGGACAGCTTTCGTTTTAAACAAGATACAAGTGTGAAGAACGGAAGTTCCATTACAGTGCTTCTAACCTATGCCGAAAAGAATTTTTTATTTCTGGCCGATTCCCATCCTGATCGGGTATTAAAGTCTTTACAGGAATTGGGATATTCCAAGGAAAAACCTATCCCGGTCGAACTATTTCAGATATCCCACCATGGCAGTAAAAGTAATATGCATAAAGAACTTTTGGAAGTTGTAAAAACGAATAAGTACGTAATAAGTACGGATAGTTCTTCACATGGTCATCCTCACAAGGCAACATTGGCCAGAATAATTAGCGTCAATCCCCAAGCAGTCATTTATTTCAATTATGAGAACGTAAAGAAGAGTATTTTTACCGAACAGGATTTAAATGATTTTCCCAATTTTGAAACGAAGTTGATTTCAGAATACCCCGTTTCAAAATGA
- a CDS encoding PRTRC system protein C, translating into MEIATIERKYIYQNGNNNSIELDDLDSQLTHQQVMEHYSQIYAELTNANIMDKGIVNGYHEIHFKTLAGTKG; encoded by the coding sequence ATGGAAATCGCAACAATAGAACGTAAGTACATCTACCAAAACGGCAACAACAACTCCATCGAGTTGGATGATCTGGATAGCCAATTGACCCATCAGCAAGTGATGGAACACTATTCGCAAATCTATGCCGAACTGACCAACGCCAATATTATGGACAAGGGGATTGTCAATGGCTATCATGAAATCCACTTCAAGACCTTGGCAGGAACAAAGGGATAG
- a CDS encoding PRTRC system ThiF family protein, whose translation MKTRIHFAPNYFYNPTHPITIALIGVGGTGSLMLARLARMDFALRQIGHPGLHIIAYDSDVVENNNVGRQLYALSDVGEYKVVNAVNKVNIAFGLQWEGIPMDAIPNGEDIRANIIITCVDNARFRTLLSKSLGFPFKGSEYQSMFYWLDIGNSRDSGQFVLGTLFEEERKTEREDFEMVDKLKNIIDFFPDLDAHDTPNLQGRGCAYSDKLNEQSLFINDVLVAHAADCLFRLLYHKQIQKHGAFVNLESGRVNPILV comes from the coding sequence ATGAAGACTAGAATACACTTTGCGCCTAATTATTTCTATAACCCCACCCATCCAATTACCATTGCATTGATTGGGGTGGGGGGAACAGGGTCATTGATGCTGGCACGGTTGGCAAGGATGGATTTTGCCTTGCGCCAGATCGGACACCCAGGGTTGCACATAATCGCTTATGATTCCGATGTGGTGGAAAACAACAATGTAGGCAGACAACTCTATGCCCTCAGTGATGTTGGGGAATATAAAGTGGTCAATGCCGTCAATAAGGTAAATATTGCCTTTGGTCTGCAATGGGAAGGTATTCCTATGGACGCAATTCCCAATGGCGAGGATATTCGGGCGAACATCATCATCACTTGTGTGGATAATGCCCGATTTAGAACGCTGTTATCAAAATCGCTTGGATTTCCCTTTAAAGGTTCGGAATATCAAAGCATGTTCTATTGGTTGGACATTGGTAACAGTAGGGATAGTGGGCAATTCGTATTGGGAACGTTGTTCGAGGAAGAACGAAAAACAGAACGGGAGGATTTTGAAATGGTGGACAAACTCAAAAACATCATCGACTTTTTCCCCGATTTGGATGCGCATGATACGCCCAATTTGCAGGGTAGGGGATGTGCCTATTCCGACAAGCTGAACGAGCAATCGTTGTTTATCAATGATGTTTTGGTTGCCCATGCAGCCGATTGTCTGTTTCGGTTGTTGTACCATAAGCAAATTCAGAAACATGGGGCATTCGTGAATTTGGAATCGGGGAGGGTTAACCCGATTTTGGTGTGA
- a CDS encoding helix-turn-helix domain-containing protein codes for MSKKKIGKSIKARRKALRVTQQQLAQLADVSVNTLYKIERGQANPTLETLDGIADVLGMEVCLKVKKL; via the coding sequence GTGTCAAAAAAGAAGATAGGCAAGAGCATTAAAGCACGTAGAAAAGCGCTACGGGTAACCCAACAACAATTGGCCCAACTCGCCGATGTAAGCGTTAATACACTCTATAAAATTGAGCGTGGCCAGGCAAACCCTACCCTTGAAACCTTGGATGGAATTGCGGATGTATTGGGAATGGAGGTATGCTTAAAAGTAAAGAAACTCTAG